One Panthera leo isolate Ple1 chromosome B1, P.leo_Ple1_pat1.1, whole genome shotgun sequence DNA window includes the following coding sequences:
- the CB1H8orf48 gene encoding uncharacterized protein C8orf48 homolog yields MADLSEDTIPDEVQSSGSFSSSGGLQPWPQASGSKPASGKPTTPLEDGDKQSELPDYKNNEEKFSRKWINYLKGKETNSGQYQPDAKLQTQSTWVSDEELNARQSFCAVKISLIHRRANLKEKKSSRQKKPQLRLVAEASEIDALNCTVPDELLNRIYFKNIRTAPKQVATADQHISSQCPSCNRKRAELAQSAFLRQKKTLLESLLLQEKMDEHLYTRDFLTLIGDAHQGLPRLSDDPKIIWKRLNEKRQIRNSGFERSDTEQVWQNENSVCHLPFLHHLSKPLTLSKQDTVFINDNV; encoded by the coding sequence ATGGCAGACCTTTCTGAGGACACCATTCCTGATGAGGTACAGAGTTCCGGTTCATTCAGCTCCTCGGGAGGACTGcagccctggccccaggcctCTGGGAGCAAACCTGCGAGTGGAAAGCCGACCACACCCTTGGAAGACGGAGACAAACAATCTGAGCTTCCAGACTACAAAAATAATGAGGAGAAGTTCAGCAGAAAATGGATCAACTATCTCAAGGGCAAAGAAACTAACTCTGGACAGTACCAACCAGACGCTAAACTTCAGACACAAAGCACTTGGGTATCCGATGAAGAACTGAACGCCCGGCAGTCTTTTTGCGCCGTTAAGATAAGCCTGATCCATCGCAGAGCAAacttgaaggagaaaaagagcagCAGACAAAAAAAGCCACAGCTTAGATTGGTTGCAGAGGCTTCAGAGATAGATGCCTTAAACTGTACTGTGCCTGATGAACTTTTGAACAGaatctactttaaaaacataaggaCAGCACCGAAACAGGTGGCAACAGCTGATCAACACATTTCTTCTCAGTGCCCCAGTTGCAACAGAAAAAGAGCAGAACTGGCTCAATCGGCCTTTCTGAGACAAAAGAAGACTTTACTGGAGTCACTTCTACTCCAGGAGAAAATGGATGAACATCTTTATACCAGAGACTTTCTTACCCTTATTGGAGATGCACATCAGGGCCTCCCCAGGCTTTCAGATGATCCCAAAATAATCTGGAAAAGACTGAATGAGAAAAGGCAGATCAGAAACTCTGGTTTTGAAAGGTCAGATACAGAACAGGTGTGGCAGAATGAAAACAGTGTTTGTCATTTACCTTTTCTCCACCACCTGTCCAAACCACTTACGCTATCCAAACAGGACACCGTGTTTATTAATGATAATGTGTAA